In Burkholderiales bacterium, the following proteins share a genomic window:
- the ubiB gene encoding ubiquinone biosynthesis regulatory protein kinase UbiB — protein MRLFRLLKIFSVGVRFGLYEFALEHDRARPLRSMLDALSLRRRYKTPRAVRLRQALEALGPIFVKFGQVLSTRRDLLPTDIADELAMLQDQVPPFPVEAVLATLRRVYGRPVDEVFRRFDRVPIASASVAQVHLAELPDGTEVAVKVLRPGIATVIANDLGLLGAAAAFVERQWKEGRRLKPQAVVAEFAKHLENELDLIREAANASQLRRNFEGSPLLMVPEVHWDYCAEEVMVMQRMHGTPVNQIATLREQGVDISRLARAGVEIFFTQVFRDGFFHADMHPGNILVSPQGRYIALDFGIMGTLTELDKHYLAQNFLGFFRRDYHRVAVAHIESGWAPSDTRVDEFEAAIRAVCEPVFDRPLKDISFGRVLLRLFQTSRRFNVEVQPQLVLLQKTLLNVEGLGRQLDPDLDLWTTAKPFLERWMSEQIGWRGLLRRLKEEAPTWAVALPQLPRLMHQALKQQSAREPDITPLLELAERRQANRLLAIIAVLLAAMLGTLVALLLYNVT, from the coding sequence ATGCGGCTGTTCCGTCTTCTCAAGATCTTTTCGGTCGGCGTGCGCTTCGGCCTCTACGAGTTCGCGCTCGAGCACGACCGCGCGCGCCCGCTGCGCTCGATGCTCGACGCGCTGTCGCTACGCCGCCGCTACAAGACGCCGCGTGCGGTGCGCCTGCGCCAGGCGCTCGAAGCGCTGGGACCGATCTTCGTCAAGTTCGGGCAGGTGCTTTCCACACGCCGCGACCTGCTGCCGACCGACATCGCGGACGAGCTGGCGATGCTGCAGGACCAGGTGCCGCCTTTCCCGGTCGAGGCCGTGCTCGCGACGCTGCGGCGCGTGTACGGCAGGCCGGTCGACGAAGTCTTTCGGCGCTTCGATCGCGTGCCGATCGCCAGCGCCTCGGTCGCGCAGGTCCATCTCGCCGAGCTGCCTGACGGCACCGAGGTCGCGGTCAAAGTGTTGAGGCCCGGCATCGCGACCGTCATCGCGAACGACCTCGGGCTGCTCGGCGCCGCCGCGGCTTTCGTCGAACGGCAATGGAAGGAAGGACGGCGTCTCAAGCCCCAGGCGGTCGTCGCCGAGTTCGCCAAGCACCTCGAGAACGAGCTCGACCTCATCCGCGAAGCGGCGAACGCGAGCCAGCTACGGCGCAACTTCGAAGGCTCGCCGCTGCTGATGGTGCCCGAGGTGCACTGGGATTACTGCGCCGAAGAAGTGATGGTGATGCAGCGCATGCACGGCACGCCGGTCAACCAGATCGCGACGCTGCGCGAGCAGGGCGTCGACATCTCGCGGCTCGCGCGCGCGGGCGTCGAGATCTTCTTCACGCAGGTTTTCCGCGACGGCTTCTTCCACGCCGACATGCACCCCGGCAACATCCTGGTGTCGCCGCAAGGCCGCTACATCGCGCTCGACTTCGGCATCATGGGCACGCTGACCGAGCTCGACAAGCATTACCTCGCGCAGAACTTCCTCGGCTTCTTCCGCCGCGACTATCACCGCGTGGCCGTCGCGCACATCGAATCGGGGTGGGCGCCGTCGGATACGCGCGTGGACGAGTTCGAAGCGGCGATCCGCGCGGTGTGCGAACCGGTGTTCGACCGGCCGCTCAAGGACATCTCGTTCGGGCGCGTGTTGCTCCGGCTCTTCCAGACTTCGCGCCGCTTCAACGTCGAAGTCCAGCCTCAGCTCGTCCTGCTCCAGAAGACCCTGCTCAACGTCGAGGGTCTGGGCCGGCAGCTCGATCCCGATCTCGATCTCTGGACCACGGCGAAGCCTTTCCTCGAGCGCTGGATGTCGGAGCAGATCGGCTGGCGCGGCCTGCTCCGGCGCCTCAAGGAAGAAGCACCGACATGGGCGGTGGCGCTGCCGCAGCTCCCGCGCCTCATGCACCAGGCTCTGAAGCAACAGTCGGCCCGCGAGCCCGATATCACGCCGCTGCTCGAGCTCGCCGAGCGCAGGCAGGCCAACCGCCTGCTGGCGATCATCGCCGTGCTGCTCGCCGCCATGCTCGGCACCCTCGTCGCGCTGTTGCTGTACAACGTGACCTGA
- a CDS encoding sterol-binding protein: MFETLTFPAINRLLRANAWALEKLRPHAGKTVLMTCPPARVAATITLEGDLAPAIPEAVADVTIALTPGVLMRFAARDETAWREARVTGDVELAAAVDYVRRNLTWDYEEALSRVFGDVAAHRMASAARGLDAFARGTLLNLAHAAAEYATYENPVLASTNELQRFSREVDAIRDDVARLEKRIQRLSRTLA, from the coding sequence ATGTTCGAGACGCTCACCTTTCCCGCGATCAACCGGCTGCTCAGGGCTAACGCCTGGGCGCTGGAGAAGCTCAGGCCGCATGCCGGCAAGACGGTGCTCATGACCTGCCCGCCGGCGCGCGTCGCGGCGACGATCACCCTCGAGGGCGATCTCGCGCCGGCGATCCCCGAAGCGGTCGCCGACGTCACGATCGCGCTCACGCCCGGCGTTCTCATGCGCTTCGCGGCGCGCGACGAGACGGCGTGGCGGGAAGCTCGAGTGACCGGCGACGTCGAGCTCGCCGCCGCGGTCGACTACGTGAGGCGCAACCTCACCTGGGATTACGAAGAAGCGCTGTCGCGCGTCTTCGGCGACGTCGCCGCCCACCGCATGGCGTCGGCCGCGCGCGGGCTGGACGCCTTCGCCCGCGGCACCCTGCTCAACCTGGCGCACGCCGCCGCCGAGTACGCCACGTACGAGAATCCGGTGCTCGCCAGCACGAACGAGCTCCAGCGCTTCAGCCGCGAGGTCGACGCGATCCGCGACGACGTCGCGCGGCTCGAAAAGCGTATCCAGCGCCTCTCGCGCACCTTGGCCTGA
- a CDS encoding TIM44-like domain-containing protein has translation MRKLFAVLMTLIGFSMVAVDVEAKRVGGGRSSGMQRQATPQQPPAKAPAQQQATQPQQTQPTAPPAQQPSGMSRWLGPLAGLAIGAGLAALFFNNGLGGALMGILLLAAIVFGIVMLFRLFRGARPAQNAPLRYAGADPYGRSEPVAAPAPQPAAAPAPSYGGGAAPHSVAATMSGAAPAAAPNRWPADFDAEGFAANAKANFLKLQEANDRKDVAALREFLTPEMAREIEADIRASGNDPQKTEVITLDAQVLDVATENGAYIVSVRFSGLIRETPGTEPQPFSEVWHLQKPLSGRSGWVVAGIQQA, from the coding sequence ATGCGTAAATTGTTCGCCGTTTTGATGACGTTGATCGGATTTTCGATGGTCGCGGTCGATGTCGAAGCCAAGCGCGTCGGCGGCGGCCGCAGCAGCGGCATGCAGCGCCAGGCCACGCCGCAGCAGCCGCCGGCCAAGGCGCCGGCCCAGCAGCAGGCGACCCAGCCCCAGCAGACTCAGCCGACCGCGCCGCCGGCGCAGCAGCCGTCCGGCATGAGCCGCTGGCTGGGACCCCTGGCCGGCCTCGCCATCGGCGCCGGCCTTGCGGCGCTGTTCTTCAACAACGGTCTCGGCGGCGCCCTCATGGGCATCCTCCTGCTCGCAGCCATCGTCTTCGGCATCGTGATGCTGTTCCGGCTGTTCCGCGGCGCCCGTCCCGCGCAGAACGCGCCGCTGCGCTACGCCGGCGCCGACCCGTACGGCCGCTCCGAGCCGGTGGCCGCGCCCGCCCCGCAGCCGGCTGCCGCTCCCGCGCCCTCCTACGGCGGTGGCGCCGCGCCGCACTCGGTGGCGGCGACGATGTCCGGTGCGGCGCCCGCCGCGGCGCCGAACCGCTGGCCCGCGGATTTCGACGCGGAAGGGTTCGCGGCCAACGCCAAGGCGAACTTCCTCAAGCTGCAGGAAGCCAACGATCGCAAAGACGTCGCTGCGCTGCGCGAATTCCTGACGCCCGAGATGGCGCGCGAGATCGAAGCCGACATCCGCGCGAGCGGCAACGACCCGCAGAAGACCGAGGTGATCACGCTCGACGCGCAGGTCCTCGACGTCGCGACCGAGAACGGCGCGTACATCGTCAGCGTGCGCTTCTCGGGCCTGATCCGCGAGACGCCCGGCACCGAGCCGCAGCCGTTCAGCGAGGTCTGGCACCTGCAGAAACCGCTCAGCGGCCGCTCCGGCTGGGTCGTCGCAGGCATCCAGCAGGCGTAA